The Stenotrophomonas sp. ASS1 genome segment ACCCTGACCTACGACGACCTGCCGTCACTGATGCGCGAACTGCGCGCGATGGGCGCGACCAATGCCCGCGTCGACCGTCGCCACACGCTGACCGGGCGTGGCCGTTTCGCCGCTGCGGCAGCGGCGTATGAACCGATGCGTCGTGCCGACGGCAAGCTGCCCAGCAGCTGGGAAGTGATCTATGCGCACGCCTGGGCACCGGACCCGGGCACACCGATCCGCGAAGGCGGGCATGACGTGGCCTCGGTGCCGGTGTCGGCAATTCCGATCCGGCGCAAGCAGACCTGATCGTCCGGTAGTGCCGGCCACTGGCTGGCAACCTCGCGATTCCATGGTGGGCATCTGCCGGCCAGCGGCCGGCACTACCGCAATCCACACCGCACGCGAATCGCTCCGGTAGGTGCCAACCTTGGTTGGCACACCCCATCAGATCGCGATGCCGCCAGCAGTGTGCCGACCAAGGTCGGCACCCACCCAAATGCAGGCTTCCGCCTCAGGTATTGGCCGGCGAACTCAGCGGCGGGCGCACCAGGTCGCGGTGGAAGAAATAGATTTCCTGCACCAGGAAGCGCCAGCTGGTGTGGAAGCTGCGGAAGCGCGTGCTGGGCGTGGACGAGGCCAGCGCATCGATGCCCAGCGCCTTGCTCAGGCGCAGCGCGCGCGCCATGTGCAGCGGATCGCTGACGATGATCACCCGGTGCAGGTCGCGCTGGTCCATCAGCCGCTTGGCTTCAACCAGGTTCTGCACGGTATTGCGCGAGGCGGTTTCGATCAGGATCGCATCGTCCGGCACACCATGCTTCAGCGCATAACGCCGCGCCACCTGCGATTCGGAAAAACGCGCACCGGTGCCACCGTAGCCGCCGGTGAAGATCAGCAGCGGCGCGTACTGGGCCTCGTACAGGTCCAGCCCATGCCGGATACGCTCTTCGAACACCGGTGACGGCTTGGCGTCATAGGCGGCCGCACCCAGCACGATGATGGCGTCGGCCTTGGCGGCCTGGTCACGCTCGCCGACCCAGACGATCCAGGCAGTCACGCCCAGCAGCCAGATCACCAGCAGGACAAACAGCCGCCACAGCCAGCCCAGCAGGCCGGTGCGAGGCCGCTGCCGGTCGCGGCTCACGGCGCCCCCCAGCGCAGCGCTGGCAGGTCGACGTTGCCGCCGGACAGCACCAGGCCCACGCGCAGTCCGGCGAAACGTTGCGGCTGCGCCAGCACCGCAGCCAGCACGGTGGCCGAGGACGGCTCGACCACCTGCTTGAGCACCTCCCACAGCAGGCGCATCGCGGCCATCGTCGCCGCGTCATCGACCACGATCACCTCGGCACCGGCCGCGCGCAGCAGTTCGAAATTGGGCGCGCCGATCAGGGTACGCAGGCCATCGCAGATCGTGTCCGGAGTGAACGCGTCCTGGCGCTCGCCAGCGGCCAGCGAGCGCGCGGTATCGTCGGCACCGGCCGGCTCGGCCAGCACCAGACGGGTCTGCGGGCTGGCGTGCTGCAGCGCCAGCGCAGTGCCGCTGGCGAGGCCGCCGCCGCCCACCGGTACCACCAGCACGTCGAACGGGCCGTCGCTGTGCAGCAGTTCCAGGGCGGCGGTGCCCTGCCCGGCCATCACCGCCGGATTCGTATAGGGATGCACCAGGGTCGCGCCGGTGTCGGCCTGCACCTTGGCGCAGGTGGCCTCACGGTCGGCAATGGTCGGCGGGCAGTGCCAGAGCGTGGCGCCATGGCGCGCAATATTGGCCAGCTTGGCCGCCACCGCACCTTCCGGCACCACCACGTGACAGGGAATGCCCCGGGTACGTGCGGCCAGCGCCAGCGCGGCGCCGTGATTGCCAGAGGAGTGGGTGACCACGCCGGCACTGGCGGAATCAGCCTCCAGCGACCACACCGCGTTGCAGGCACCGCGGAACTTGAACGCACCACCACGCTGCAGGTGCTCGGCCTTGAACGCCAGCTGTGCCCCGGCCAGCGCATCGAGCGTGTGCGAGCGCAGCACCGGGGTCACGCTGGCATGCGGGGCGATCCTCGCGGCAGCAAGCAGGACGTCGTCGGCGCGGGGCAACAGTGAATCGCTCATGACGCAAGATTAACGTATGCCCCCGCGCTGGCGACCGGGACACAGGTCATGCCAGCATGCAGCCCTACGCCTCCATTCATCCTGGCCGGCGGAATTAAGGGCCGATTCAACGCTTGCGCCCGAAGCTGACTGCACACCCGTCCTCTGGGGGGACCCACCATGAAAATGCGCCTGATGCTTGCCGGTGGCCTGTTGCTGGCCCTGACCGGCTGCACCACCTACGACTATGTCGGCGGCGGCCGCAGCGGCAGCTACTACCACGGTGCGCCGTCGGTGGAATACCGCTACCCGGCCGGCTATCCCTACAACTACGGCCCCTACTACGGTGGCTATGGCGGCTACTACGGCGGCTACGGCAACCCGTATTACTCGCGCCCGATCTACCGTCCGCCGCACAACCACCGCCCGCCGCCGCGTCCGGGCAATGGCGGCGAGCACCGTCCGCCGCCGCCGTCGCGTCCGTCGTACAACGGGGGTTCGCCGTGGCGGAACATGGACTCCATGCGCCGCCCGCCGCAATCGAACGCCCAGCCGTCGGCGCCCC includes the following:
- a CDS encoding YdcF family protein → MGGAVSRDRQRPRTGLLGWLWRLFVLLVIWLLGVTAWIVWVGERDQAAKADAIIVLGAAAYDAKPSPVFEERIRHGLDLYEAQYAPLLIFTGGYGGTGARFSESQVARRYALKHGVPDDAILIETASRNTVQNLVEAKRLMDQRDLHRVIIVSDPLHMARALRLSKALGIDALASSTPSTRFRSFHTSWRFLVQEIYFFHRDLVRPPLSSPANT
- a CDS encoding pyridoxal-phosphate dependent enzyme → MSDSLLPRADDVLLAAARIAPHASVTPVLRSHTLDALAGAQLAFKAEHLQRGGAFKFRGACNAVWSLEADSASAGVVTHSSGNHGAALALAARTRGIPCHVVVPEGAVAAKLANIARHGATLWHCPPTIADREATCAKVQADTGATLVHPYTNPAVMAGQGTAALELLHSDGPFDVLVVPVGGGGLASGTALALQHASPQTRLVLAEPAGADDTARSLAAGERQDAFTPDTICDGLRTLIGAPNFELLRAAGAEVIVVDDAATMAAMRLLWEVLKQVVEPSSATVLAAVLAQPQRFAGLRVGLVLSGGNVDLPALRWGAP